The proteins below are encoded in one region of Nitrospirota bacterium:
- a CDS encoding sodium:calcium antiporter — translation MTVLLYSLLFLVSVAVTLGACTLFTNAIEWLGKRFNLSEGAVGGVLAAIGTTLPETSIPIIAIFFGASRAEAEVGLGAILGAPFMLSTLVIPILAILLVVYARLGKRTAAFRLNYPDVTSDLSFFVVAYSVALACVFIPSKLVHILAAVGLVSLYLYYVKLKFSEVAEEEGGEGSALEPLFFARKAAVPSFGFIGLQAALGLAGLALGAHLFVLAAETIAEALSISPLILALLVAPLATELPEMSNSFLWLYRKKDRLAVGNVTGAMVFQGTIPVSIGLLGTDWALAPTALITMVLAVVASTFLLAQAAWSGLWRPWLLGGSSLLYIGYVLYLYWL, via the coding sequence ATGACAGTTCTACTCTACAGCCTCCTGTTTCTCGTCTCCGTCGCGGTGACCTTGGGCGCCTGCACGCTGTTCACCAATGCCATTGAGTGGCTGGGCAAGCGATTCAATCTGTCCGAAGGCGCGGTTGGCGGTGTGTTGGCCGCCATCGGCACCACGCTGCCAGAAACGTCGATTCCGATCATCGCCATTTTCTTCGGGGCCAGCCGGGCCGAAGCGGAGGTGGGGTTGGGGGCGATCCTCGGCGCGCCTTTTATGTTGAGCACCTTGGTGATTCCCATTTTGGCCATCCTGCTGGTGGTCTATGCCAGACTGGGGAAGCGAACGGCTGCGTTCCGATTGAACTATCCCGATGTGACGAGCGACCTTTCATTTTTCGTAGTGGCCTACAGCGTCGCACTGGCTTGCGTGTTTATTCCCTCCAAGCTGGTGCATATTCTGGCCGCTGTCGGGTTGGTCAGCCTCTATCTCTATTACGTCAAACTGAAGTTTAGCGAGGTGGCCGAGGAGGAGGGGGGCGAGGGTAGCGCACTGGAGCCTCTGTTCTTTGCTAGAAAGGCAGCAGTCCCGTCGTTCGGATTCATCGGTCTTCAAGCGGCTCTTGGCTTGGCCGGTCTTGCGCTCGGCGCGCACCTCTTTGTGCTCGCCGCAGAAACTATTGCCGAGGCCCTGTCGATTTCTCCCTTGATCCTGGCCCTGCTCGTAGCGCCGTTGGCGACCGAGTTGCCGGAGATGTCGAACAGTTTTCTCTGGCTCTACCGGAAGAAAGATCGTTTAGCGGTGGGGAATGTCACAGGCGCGATGGTCTTTCAGGGGACGATCCCTGTTTCAATCGGTCTATTAGGCACGGATTGGGCTCTGGCCCCGACTGCATTGATCACCATGGTGCTGGCCGTGGTGGCGAGTACCTTCTTGTTGGCGCAGGCTGCGTGGAGCGGTCTCTGGCGGCCCTGGCTGCTGGGCGGGAGTTCTCTTTTGTATATCGGGTATGTGTTGTATCTGTACTGGCTGTAG
- the pdxA gene encoding 4-hydroxythreonine-4-phosphate dehydrogenase PdxA, whose amino-acid sequence MSAKTKEKPLLGITMGDPAGIGPEVIAKALAGTKVRRLCRPLVIGSFSVMQQTVKSLKLKMEVVRVEGHEAVFPRSNQLAVLDPLDRPLGRFTRGVAASVTGAASVLFIKKAVELSQLGCIDGMVTAPINKEAIKMAGCHFPGHTELLADLTKTQDSGMMIVGGPLRIMFVTTHVAIKDLSSLLTQAKIEKAIRLAHVALRDLFGIKKPRVGVAALNPHAGEHGLFGDEEERIILPAARAAQAQGIRASDPLPADTLFGKAARGDYDGVVALYHDQGLIPLKLVAFGTCVNLTVGLPIIRTSVDHGTAFDIVGKGIADPGSLVEAITLAATLAKGRSAVRSVSLRKKGAR is encoded by the coding sequence ATGAGCGCGAAGACGAAAGAGAAGCCGCTTCTCGGTATCACGATGGGAGATCCGGCTGGGATCGGCCCTGAGGTGATTGCGAAGGCCTTGGCCGGGACGAAAGTGCGACGGCTCTGCCGTCCGCTGGTCATCGGCTCCTTTTCTGTGATGCAGCAGACGGTGAAGAGTCTGAAGCTGAAGATGGAAGTGGTGCGAGTGGAGGGGCATGAAGCGGTGTTTCCGCGGTCGAATCAGCTCGCGGTGCTGGACCCGCTTGATCGTCCCCTTGGGCGGTTTACAAGGGGAGTCGCCGCTTCTGTGACCGGGGCCGCCTCTGTCCTATTTATCAAGAAAGCGGTGGAGCTCTCGCAGCTCGGCTGTATCGACGGCATGGTCACGGCCCCGATCAATAAAGAAGCGATCAAGATGGCGGGCTGCCATTTCCCCGGTCATACGGAACTGCTGGCAGATCTGACCAAGACGCAGGACTCCGGCATGATGATCGTCGGAGGCCCGCTCCGGATCATGTTCGTGACGACTCATGTTGCGATCAAAGACTTGTCCTCGCTCCTCACGCAGGCCAAGATCGAAAAAGCCATCAGGCTGGCCCATGTGGCGTTGCGTGACCTGTTCGGGATCAAGAAGCCGAGAGTCGGTGTCGCGGCGTTGAATCCCCATGCGGGAGAACATGGCCTATTCGGGGACGAAGAGGAGCGGATCATTCTTCCTGCGGCCCGCGCGGCGCAGGCCCAGGGCATTCGTGCCAGCGATCCCTTGCCGGCCGATACTCTGTTTGGCAAGGCCGCCAGGGGCGATTACGACGGGGTGGTGGCCCTCTATCACGATCAGGGGTTGATTCCCTTGAAGCTGGTCGCGTTCGGCACCTGCGTGAATTTGACGGTGGGGTTGCCGATCATCCGGACCTCGGTCGATCACGGGACGGCGTTTGATATCGTAGGGAAAGGCATCGCAGATCCTGGTAGTCTGGTCGAGGCGATCACGCTGGCCGCCACGCTTGCCAAGGGTCGATCGGCAGTGAGGTCCGTCTCGTTACGGAAGAAGGGGGCCAGATGA
- a CDS encoding 2OG-Fe(II) oxygenase, which translates to MSLIEAVDEAVKRLDVDRLSSEYWDQNEFLFIPQFLPRLVVEEYLVPQAQGVKGELNRNYIPGHKKGGSVSYYTVMEKAPRFLDLYRSEAFIEFLSRLVKTKLNLCPESDPHSCALYYYTEPGDHIGFHYDTSYYKGARYTILMGLVDQSTQCKLVCELFKDDPVKSPKHLELITHPGDLVIFNGDKLWHAVTPLGEGEERIALTMEYVTNPDMGIFKRLYSNLKDSFAYFGLRTVFKRALTASKRPHS; encoded by the coding sequence ATGTCTTTAATTGAAGCAGTCGATGAAGCAGTCAAACGGTTGGATGTCGACCGGCTCTCCTCCGAGTATTGGGACCAGAACGAGTTTCTGTTCATTCCGCAGTTTCTTCCCCGGTTGGTAGTGGAAGAGTATCTCGTTCCGCAGGCGCAGGGGGTGAAGGGCGAGCTGAATCGCAACTACATTCCCGGCCACAAAAAAGGCGGGAGTGTGAGCTACTACACGGTGATGGAGAAGGCCCCGCGTTTTCTCGATCTGTATCGCTCCGAGGCCTTCATCGAGTTCTTGAGCCGTCTGGTGAAAACCAAGTTGAACCTCTGTCCCGAGAGCGATCCCCATTCCTGCGCGCTCTATTACTACACGGAGCCGGGTGACCATATCGGGTTTCACTACGATACCTCCTACTACAAGGGGGCTCGCTATACCATTTTGATGGGACTCGTCGATCAGTCGACGCAATGCAAGCTGGTCTGTGAGCTCTTTAAGGATGATCCGGTCAAATCACCGAAACATCTTGAGCTGATCACTCATCCAGGCGATCTCGTGATCTTCAATGGAGATAAGCTCTGGCATGCGGTGACTCCACTCGGCGAGGGGGAAGAACGCATCGCCCTCACGATGGAATATGTGACCAATCCGGACATGGGAATTTTCAAGCGGCTGTACTCCAACCTCAAAGACTCCTTTGCCTATTTCGGCCTCCGCACGGTTTTCAAACGGGCTCTGACAGCTTCCAAGCGACCGCACTCGTAA
- a CDS encoding DNA translocase FtsK, with product MAVTTSAKRGEARRAASPPSHIKREVIGVALIALSLLTLLSLVSFVPHELKSVAAASAPARNLIGSVGDFFASTLFSLIGGAAYFFPLLLGLMGVRCFTQSALSIRLRNAGASLAALLFLSGFLHLEITAVPTLSSGFIYRGMAGGLFGQVLAEGLRAYFASTGAHILIMAGLLISLLFTTPISLSEIVLKLPVWGSALFTRVRGWIPERSVVEPVPESPKKAKQKSSKSIRAVIEETLPEAAAEQEFDWPVIQPSRQPTPEPVETSEAELDHPVFVSQAKAGDYTLPDPVLLLSDPSAPLGRVTEEEIKAQSDVLTRALLSFGIAGKVTEVRPGPVVTMYEFEPAAGTKVARIVNLADDLALALKAVSLRIVAPVPGKSVVGIEVPNLYREMVSMKEVVTSEAFSRAKSKLSLALGKDIFGAPLIADLKTMPHLLVAGATGAGKSVGLNTMLLSLLFSARPDEVKLLLIDPKRLEFQTYDGIPHLLRPVITDPKSAARGLSWVVAEMERRYQLLSEAGVRNIDAYNRKVAGTQGVLETESAAKADQPELPIQFLSEEERLSAGETALPEGSPGSFMPPKTPPEPLPYIVVMIDELADLMMVAPKEVEDKIARLAQMARASGIHLVLATQRPSVDVLTGLIKANFPARIAFQVSSKTDSRTILDANGAEALLGRGDMLYMASGTGRLMRGHGSFVSDEDVRRVVEFVKDQAKPAYNQELQIALKQEDAKEEEALDEVYEQAKELVLSTGQASASLIQRRLRVGYPRAARMIEQMETDGIVGAAGRDGRREVVGRRGPVGAEEEA from the coding sequence ATGGCTGTTACCACCTCGGCCAAGCGGGGCGAAGCCCGCCGCGCCGCCTCTCCCCCGTCACACATCAAGCGAGAAGTGATCGGAGTCGCCCTGATCGCGTTGAGCCTGCTCACGCTTCTCAGCCTCGTATCCTTCGTACCCCATGAATTAAAATCAGTGGCAGCCGCTTCGGCCCCTGCGCGGAACCTGATCGGATCGGTCGGGGATTTCTTTGCGTCGACGCTTTTCTCGTTGATTGGTGGCGCAGCCTATTTCTTTCCCCTTCTACTTGGCTTAATGGGTGTCCGTTGTTTCACCCAGAGCGCCCTGTCGATTCGGCTGCGGAACGCCGGCGCGTCGCTGGCGGCGCTCCTGTTTCTCAGCGGTTTTCTCCATCTTGAAATCACGGCGGTGCCGACCCTCTCAAGCGGTTTCATTTATCGCGGCATGGCGGGAGGCCTCTTCGGACAAGTGCTGGCCGAGGGCCTGCGAGCCTATTTCGCCAGTACCGGCGCCCATATTCTGATCATGGCGGGTCTGTTAATCTCGCTGCTCTTCACGACACCGATTTCTCTGTCGGAGATTGTCTTGAAGCTCCCAGTCTGGGGCAGCGCGTTGTTTACGCGGGTGCGCGGGTGGATTCCGGAACGGTCGGTGGTAGAGCCGGTCCCTGAGTCTCCCAAGAAAGCGAAACAGAAGTCGTCGAAATCCATTCGCGCGGTCATCGAGGAGACGTTGCCTGAAGCGGCAGCGGAACAGGAATTCGATTGGCCGGTCATTCAGCCGTCGCGGCAACCGACGCCTGAACCAGTGGAGACGAGCGAGGCGGAGCTCGATCATCCGGTCTTTGTCTCCCAGGCGAAGGCGGGGGACTATACCCTGCCGGATCCGGTGCTGCTCTTGAGCGATCCCTCCGCTCCCCTGGGTCGTGTCACGGAGGAGGAAATCAAGGCGCAATCCGATGTGTTGACTCGCGCCCTGCTGAGTTTTGGCATTGCGGGAAAAGTGACGGAGGTTCGTCCCGGACCGGTCGTGACGATGTATGAGTTCGAGCCGGCGGCTGGCACCAAAGTCGCGCGCATTGTGAATCTGGCCGACGACCTGGCCTTGGCCTTGAAGGCGGTCAGTCTCCGAATCGTCGCGCCGGTGCCGGGGAAATCGGTGGTCGGGATCGAGGTGCCGAACCTCTATCGCGAAATGGTGTCGATGAAAGAAGTGGTGACGAGTGAGGCCTTCTCACGCGCCAAATCGAAGCTTAGTTTGGCTCTGGGAAAAGATATTTTCGGCGCCCCTTTGATTGCCGACTTGAAAACGATGCCGCACTTGTTGGTTGCTGGCGCTACGGGAGCAGGGAAAAGCGTCGGTCTCAATACGATGCTCCTGAGTCTGCTGTTTTCCGCCAGGCCTGATGAGGTCAAGCTGCTGCTGATCGATCCCAAGCGATTGGAGTTCCAGACCTACGACGGCATTCCGCACCTGTTACGTCCGGTCATCACCGATCCCAAGTCGGCGGCGCGCGGACTCAGTTGGGTCGTGGCGGAAATGGAGCGGCGCTATCAGTTGCTGTCCGAGGCAGGGGTGCGGAACATCGATGCCTACAATCGAAAGGTCGCAGGGACGCAGGGGGTGTTGGAGACGGAGTCGGCGGCCAAGGCTGACCAGCCGGAATTGCCCATTCAGTTTCTGTCCGAGGAAGAGCGGCTCTCTGCCGGAGAGACGGCCCTTCCTGAAGGGAGTCCCGGATCGTTCATGCCGCCGAAGACTCCGCCGGAGCCCTTGCCCTATATCGTCGTGATGATCGATGAGCTGGCGGATTTGATGATGGTGGCGCCGAAGGAAGTGGAAGACAAGATTGCGCGGTTGGCGCAGATGGCCCGTGCCTCCGGCATCCATCTCGTGCTGGCGACGCAGCGCCCGTCGGTCGATGTGCTGACCGGTTTGATTAAAGCGAACTTTCCTGCCCGCATTGCCTTTCAGGTCTCGTCAAAGACGGATTCACGCACTATTCTGGATGCCAACGGTGCGGAAGCGCTCCTGGGCCGCGGCGATATGCTCTATATGGCTTCGGGAACCGGACGTCTTATGAGAGGGCACGGGTCATTTGTGTCGGATGAGGATGTCCGGCGCGTGGTGGAGTTCGTGAAGGATCAGGCCAAGCCTGCCTATAATCAAGAGTTACAGATCGCGCTGAAACAGGAAGATGCGAAAGAGGAAGAGGCGCTGGATGAAGTATACGAGCAGGCCAAAGAATTGGTTCTGTCGACCGGCCAGGCTTCCGCGTCGCTGATTCAGCGACGGTTGCGGGTGGGCTATCCTCGCGCGGCCAGGATGATCGAGCAAATGGAGACAGACGGCATCGTGGGCGCGGCTGGCCGCGATGGGCGGAGAGAGGTTGTGGGGCGGCGTGGGCCGGTGGGAGCAGAGGAAGAGGCATGA
- a CDS encoding outer membrane lipoprotein carrier protein LolA, protein MPFVGAEESDAVALKEVREVVKQLQARYEKTKDLQADFTQKTRIEGFDRPITSSGKVSIKKPGRLRWSYLDPSIEDIYVNHDDVKVYVPEHKQVLVGKLTQMAASKAPLELLLGAAKLEQSFRIEPTPGNGRGAGGLRLLTLLPKSQEGEAGRSVQRIVLEVFPKTYFIRTVTLYEMSGNVASFEFASLQSNVGLGDAFFELKLPADVEVVKAPVFSVPQ, encoded by the coding sequence GTGCCGTTCGTTGGCGCTGAGGAGAGTGATGCGGTCGCGCTGAAGGAAGTGCGGGAGGTGGTCAAGCAGCTCCAGGCACGCTATGAAAAGACCAAGGATCTTCAGGCGGACTTTACGCAGAAGACCAGGATTGAGGGATTCGATCGGCCTATCACTTCTTCGGGGAAGGTCTCGATCAAAAAACCTGGCCGGTTGCGGTGGAGTTATCTCGATCCGTCGATCGAGGACATTTACGTCAATCATGATGATGTCAAAGTGTATGTGCCGGAGCACAAGCAGGTCTTGGTGGGCAAGCTGACACAGATGGCTGCCTCGAAGGCTCCATTGGAACTTTTGCTCGGGGCTGCGAAGTTGGAGCAGTCGTTCCGCATTGAGCCGACGCCGGGGAATGGTCGTGGTGCGGGAGGACTCAGGCTGCTCACCCTTCTGCCGAAGTCTCAAGAGGGCGAGGCGGGACGATCGGTGCAACGGATCGTGCTGGAAGTGTTTCCCAAGACCTATTTCATCCGGACGGTCACGTTGTATGAAATGAGCGGCAATGTGGCGAGCTTTGAGTTTGCGTCGCTCCAGTCCAACGTGGGGCTTGGCGATGCATTCTTCGAGTTGAAGTTGCCGGCCGATGTGGAAGTGGTGAAAGCTCCCGTATTCAGCGTCCCCCAGTAA
- a CDS encoding response regulator, whose translation MNIQTGRPAILLVDDDPDILTALHDLLEHDGFLVTAVSTCRDALAQVRTVKFAAVLLDIGLPDGDGLSVLETIQAFAPSLPVIILTAFTSQDYRAKSLSRGAFSYLTKPYNRDELRTVLRRAVEMSRPPSPSDN comes from the coding sequence ATGAACATCCAGACTGGCCGTCCGGCTATCCTCCTCGTCGATGACGATCCCGACATTTTAACTGCGCTACATGACCTCCTCGAACATGACGGATTTCTCGTGACCGCAGTGTCAACGTGCCGCGATGCGCTGGCCCAAGTGAGAACAGTCAAATTTGCCGCAGTCTTACTCGATATTGGGCTCCCCGATGGAGATGGGCTCTCCGTGCTTGAGACCATCCAGGCTTTTGCCCCCTCACTCCCCGTGATTATTCTCACCGCTTTTACCTCGCAGGACTACCGAGCAAAGTCTTTGTCCAGAGGCGCGTTCTCCTACCTCACCAAACCCTATAATCGAGATGAGCTACGCACAGTTCTACGACGAGCCGTTGAAATGAGCCGGCCTCCATCGCCGTCCGACAACTAG
- the rsmA gene encoding 16S rRNA (adenine(1518)-N(6)/adenine(1519)-N(6))-dimethyltransferase RsmA: MSIPDLPPPIKRLGQNFLIDPNIVRKIVALAELGPSDHVLEIGPGRGILTEALSQAAGHVTAIELDPRLHAYLETRQAELPNVELVCADALAYPVEQLPAGTIVVANLPYYISTPLLFRLLDQRGRFPRMVLMLQSEVADRLVAKPGGSDYGVLSVMAQYAADITKSFRVSAQCFRPRPEVVSAVVLLRAKEDRRLSQEAEVAFRALVKAAFAHRRKTLINSLRDEGYELTRITEALQRLEIVPTRRAETLSVEDFLRLAAVFG; this comes from the coding sequence GTGTCGATTCCTGATCTCCCTCCACCGATCAAGCGGCTCGGCCAAAACTTTCTCATCGATCCCAACATCGTGCGTAAAATCGTCGCCTTGGCGGAGCTGGGCCCCAGCGACCATGTGCTGGAAATTGGCCCAGGCCGCGGCATCCTGACGGAGGCGCTGAGCCAGGCGGCCGGCCATGTGACGGCGATCGAATTGGATCCACGGCTCCATGCCTATCTTGAGACCAGGCAGGCGGAGCTTCCCAATGTGGAGTTGGTCTGCGCGGACGCGCTGGCCTATCCGGTCGAACAGCTCCCGGCAGGGACGATCGTCGTCGCCAATCTGCCGTACTACATTTCGACCCCTCTACTCTTTCGCTTGCTCGACCAGCGGGGACGGTTTCCCCGGATGGTGCTCATGCTGCAATCAGAAGTGGCAGATCGATTGGTGGCCAAGCCTGGCGGATCCGACTATGGGGTCCTTTCCGTGATGGCGCAGTATGCAGCCGACATCACGAAATCGTTTCGCGTCTCAGCCCAATGTTTCCGCCCCAGGCCGGAGGTCGTCTCAGCAGTGGTGCTGCTGCGCGCGAAAGAGGACCGGAGGCTCAGCCAGGAGGCAGAAGTCGCGTTTCGTGCCCTCGTGAAGGCGGCCTTTGCGCATCGAAGGAAAACGCTGATCAATTCCTTGCGGGACGAAGGCTATGAGCTGACCCGTATCACCGAGGCCTTGCAGCGATTGGAGATTGTTCCGACCCGCCGGGCCGAGACCCTGTCGGTCGAAGACTTCCTCCGGCTGGCTGCGGTGTTTGGCTGA